Below is a window of Candidatus Neomarinimicrobiota bacterium DNA.
GCTCTCTGCCTTGCCACTAGATTTTCTCCGCCGCCCGAAGCCGCGCGCTTCTGGCACGGCTGTTTTCTGAAGTTTCTTCCTCTGTGGGGCGGACCACACGACGTGTCAAAACTTTGAGGGTAGGAGTGATGCCGCACCGGCACTCCGGAAACTCTGAGGGACAGACACACCCTTTCTCCAGCTTGCGAAAAGTCTGTTTTACCATCCTGTCTTCCAGTGAGTGATAAGAAATAATGACAATCCGGCCGCCGGTTTTCAGGTAACCTGCGAATGCGTCCAGAAATCTTTCGAGGCACCCCAGTTCACCATTCACAGCGATGCGGAGCGCCTGGAAGACGCGGGAGAGGGTCTTGGTGACGGTATGGTCGCTAACGACTCTCTTTATAATATGTGTCAGATCAGACGTCGTCTCTACCGGATTTGAATCCCTCACCTTTGCGATTGCATTGGAAATGGCGGAAGCGCGCCGCTCCTCGCCGGTCTCTTTGAACAGTTTTTTCAGCTCTGAAACAGGCCATCTGTTAACAATGTGCCGGGCGGTGGTGGAACCGCTTCCATCAAAGCGCATGTCCAAAGGCCCTTCCGTGCGGTAGGCAAAACCTCGGGCCGGTGTGTCCAGCTGGTAAGATGATATGCCTAGGTCTAACAGCATACCGTCCAGTTTTTGAATTTTGAGGGAGGAGAGGTGTTGAGGGAAAGTATCGTAGGGCGCTTGGAGGAGGTGACAGGAGGGCGACAGCAATTTTTCACAGTGTCTGACGGCTTCCTTATCACCATCAAACCCGACTAGGCACCCTTTGGGAGAAAGTTGACTCTGGACCGCCGACGCGTGCCCGCCGAGACCCACAGTTCCGTCCAGGTAAATACCGTCCGGCTTTACCGCGAGGTAGGAGAGAACTTCTTCTTTCAGAACCGATATATGATGTTTTTTTGCAGCGTCCCATTCTGAAGTCACAGGCTAAAGGATTACTTTATCTGCCAGGTCGTCAAAATCTTCTGGGGAAAGATCTTGTATTTTTTCCAGATCATCAGGATTCCAGATCTCAATCTTGTTCACAACACCAATGATTCTCACGTCCCGGTCCAGGTTGGCGTACTCTTTCAGAAACTGGGTGATTTGGATGCGGCCCTGCCCGTCCAGCTTG
It encodes the following:
- the rsmH gene encoding 16S rRNA (cytosine(1402)-N(4))-methyltransferase RsmH, giving the protein MTSEWDAAKKHHISVLKEEVLSYLAVKPDGIYLDGTVGLGGHASAVQSQLSPKGCLVGFDGDKEAVRHCEKLLSPSCHLLQAPYDTFPQHLSSLKIQKLDGMLLDLGISSYQLDTPARGFAYRTEGPLDMRFDGSGSTTARHIVNRWPVSELKKLFKETGEERRASAISNAIAKVRDSNPVETTSDLTHIIKRVVSDHTVTKTLSRVFQALRIAVNGELGCLERFLDAFAGYLKTGGRIVIISYHSLEDRMVKQTFRKLEKGCVCPSEFPECRCGITPTLKVLTRRVVRPTEEETSENSRARSARLRAAEKI